From the genome of Longimicrobiales bacterium:
TGCATGCGCTGCGCTACGACTGAGGCATCGGGCATGGTGCGAGACCGACTCGTGCGATACCATTCGTGAGGTGCTGTGGCCCGGCCGCCGTGAGCGACCGGGCCACATGATTTCGACCTTCCACGATGTGCTCGCATGACGCCTCCGCTCGGCATCATCGAAGGATTCTACGGGCCACAATGGTCCTGGCAGACGCGCGCAGAGACCGTCGAGTTCCTCGCGCCGCACGGCTACAGCTTCTACCTGCATGCGCCCAAGGGCGACGCCTGGCTCCGCAGGCGCTGGCAGGAGCCGCATCCCGCGGATCACGCGGAGCGGCTGCGGCAGCTCGCACGGCACTGCCGCACGCATGACGTCCGGTTCGGCGTCGGACTCAGTCCGTACGAGATCTACCTGTCGTTCGACGACGCAGCGCGCGACGCGCTCGCGCGCAAGCTCGCCTTCCTGGACGAGATCGGGTGCGAGTACCTCGCGATCCTGTTCGACGACATGCGCGGCGATATCCCCGACCTTGCCGCCCGCCAGATCGAGATCATCAACTGGATCCGCGAGCGCACCAGCGCACAGCGGCTGATCTTCTGCCCGACGTACTACTCGGATGACCCGATCCTCGACCGGATCTTCGGTGCACGACCTGAGGGCTATCTCCAGGCGATCGGCGAAGGAATGGATTCGGCCGTCGACATCTTCTGGACGGGCGAGGAGGTCGTCTCGGCGGAGTACTCTCCGGCGCACCTGCGTCGCGTCACGGAGCAGCTCGGGCGCAAGCCGTTCCTGTGGGACAACTATCCGGTGAACGACTCGGTCCGCATGTCACGCACACTTCACGTGCGTGCGTTCACAGGCAGACCCGCGTCGATCGGTGAGCACATCGCCGGGCACGGGGTCAACCCCGCGCTGCAGCCCGTGCTCTCGCGTATTCCCGCGCTCACGCTGGTCGAGAGCTACCAGAAGGGTACGGATTACGAGTACGGCGCCGCGTTCCGTCGGGCCGCCGATCGAGTGCTGGGTGACGACCTGGGCAGACGCGTCTGGGAGGACCTCCTGACACTGCAGGATTTCGGCGTCGATCGTCTTTCCGACGAGCAGAAGGCCACGCTGCGCTCGCGCTACGATGCCATCGATCATGAGGGCGCACGCGAGATCATGCGCTGGCTTGCGGGCGAGTACCAGGTGAGCAAGGAAGTCGTGGAAACACAGTAGGGCGGGCAGGCAGGCTCGGGAAATGAACACGGCGCCAGGACAATCGGCCGGGCGCCGTGTTCGCACTCATCACTAGCGCGAAATGATCGGGTCTGGACTGCCGTCGGGGTCGCACGATGCGGAGCCGTTCGTGCGCGCACTGCCCAGCAGCAGCACGCCCGCCGCATGCGGCGCGGCCATCGACGTACCGC
Proteins encoded in this window:
- a CDS encoding beta-N-acetylglucosaminidase domain-containing protein → MTPPLGIIEGFYGPQWSWQTRAETVEFLAPHGYSFYLHAPKGDAWLRRRWQEPHPADHAERLRQLARHCRTHDVRFGVGLSPYEIYLSFDDAARDALARKLAFLDEIGCEYLAILFDDMRGDIPDLAARQIEIINWIRERTSAQRLIFCPTYYSDDPILDRIFGARPEGYLQAIGEGMDSAVDIFWTGEEVVSAEYSPAHLRRVTEQLGRKPFLWDNYPVNDSVRMSRTLHVRAFTGRPASIGEHIAGHGVNPALQPVLSRIPALTLVESYQKGTDYEYGAAFRRAADRVLGDDLGRRVWEDLLTLQDFGVDRLSDEQKATLRSRYDAIDHEGAREIMRWLAGEYQVSKEVVETQ